A portion of the Pithys albifrons albifrons isolate INPA30051 chromosome 1, PitAlb_v1, whole genome shotgun sequence genome contains these proteins:
- the POU3F3 gene encoding POU domain, class 3, transcription factor 3 gives MAAATSNPYLPGNGILAAGSIVHADSGGGGGGGGGGMQPGSVAVTSVAGGYRGDPAAKMVQSDFMPGAMAASNGGHMLSHAHQWVTALPHAAAAAAAAAAAAAEAGSPWSGSPVGMTGSPQQPPPPPDVKGSGGRDDLHSGAALHHRPPHLGPPHQGHPAAWGAAAAAHLPSMAGGQQQQQSLLYSQPGGFTVNGMLSPPPGGQTLVHPGLVRGETPELGEHPGHHHHHHHQHPGHHPPHHGGVNSHDPHSDEDTPTSDDLEQFAKQFKQRRIKLGFTQADVGLALGTLYGNVFSQTTICRFEALQLSFKNMCKLKPLLNKWLEEADSSTGSPTSIDKIAAQGRKRKKRTSIEVSVKGALESHFLKCPKPSAQEITNLADSLQLEKEVVRVWFCNRRQKEKRMTPPGIQQQTPDDVYSQVGTVNSDTPPPHHGLQTSVQ, from the coding sequence ATGGCCGCGGCCACCTCTAACCCCTACCTCCCCGGCAACGGCATCCTGGCGGCCGGCTCCATCGTCCACGCCGActcgggcggcggcggcggcggcggcggcggtggcaTGCAGCCGGGGAGTGTGGCCGTCACCTCGGTGGCGGGCGGCTACCGCGGCGACCCGGCGGCCAAGATGGTCCAGAGCGACTTCATGCCGGGCGCCATGGCCGCCAGCAACGGCGGCCATATGCTGAGCCATGCCCACCAGTGGGTGACAGCCCTGCCCcacgccgccgccgccgccgccgccgccgccgctgctgccgccgAAGCGGGCTCGCCCTGGTCCGGCAGCCCCGTGGGCATGACGGGCAGCCCccagcagccgccgccgccgcccgacGTCAAGGGCAGCGGCGGGCGCGACGACCTGCACTCGGGCGCGGCGCTGCACCACCGGCCGCCCCACCTGGGCCCCCCGCACCAGGGGCACCCGGCGGCctggggggcggcggcggccgcccACCTGCCCTCTATGGCCGgcgggcagcagcagcagcagtcgCTCCTCTACTCGCAGCCCGGGGGCTTCACGGTGAACGGCATGTTGAGTCCCCCCCCcggtgggcagaccctggtgCACCCGGGGCTGGTGCGCGGCGAGACGCCGGAGCTGGGCGAGCACCCCGGGCAccatcatcaccaccaccaccagcaccccGGGCATCACCCGCCGCACCACGGCGGCGTCAACAGCCACGACCCGCACTCCGACGAGGACACGCCGACCTCCGACGACCTGGAGCAGTTCGCCAAGCAGTTCAAGCAGAGGCGGATTAAGCTGGGCTTCACCCAGGCCGACGTAGGGCTGGCGCTGGGCACCCTCTACGGCAACGTCTTCTCGCAGACCACCATCTGCCGCTTCGAGGCCCTGCAGCTCAGCTTCAAGAACATGTGCAAGCTGAAGCCTTTGTTGAACAAGTGGCTAGAGGAAGCCGACTCCTCCACTGGCAGCCCCACCAGCATCGACAAGATCGCCGCCCAGggcaggaagaggaagaagcgGACCTCCATCGAGGTGAGTGTCAAGGGGGCCTTGGAGAGCCACTTTCTGAAATGCCCCAAGCCCTCCGCCCAGGAGATTACGAACCTAGCGGACAGcctgcagctggagaaggaggtggTCAGGGTTTGGTTTTGCAATCGGAGGCAGAAAGAGAAACGGATGACCCCCCCAGGGATCCAGCAGCAGACCCCCGACGATGTCTACTCCCAGGTCGGCACCGTCAACTCCGACACGCCTCCCCCTCACCACGGACTGCAGACCAGCGTGCAGTGA